One Psychromonas sp. psych-6C06 DNA window includes the following coding sequences:
- a CDS encoding RNA-binding protein: MKLLVRNLAVATTEEKLISLFSEYGKVQSCNLVKDSKTGKSKGFGFIEMPKPGEAKAAMKNLNGFKLAGNLIRVKKAESKAPQATQESEQKPASVQFKQAPKKQTVEALIVKDITPSEEKTVNPEDIWGDVKQPED; this comes from the coding sequence ATGAAATTATTAGTGCGTAATCTGGCCGTCGCTACGACCGAAGAAAAGTTAATTAGTTTATTTAGTGAATACGGCAAGGTACAGTCATGCAATTTAGTAAAGGACAGTAAAACAGGTAAATCAAAAGGCTTTGGTTTTATTGAAATGCCTAAACCGGGCGAAGCCAAGGCAGCGATGAAGAATTTAAATGGTTTCAAGCTGGCTGGTAATCTTATCCGTGTGAAGAAAGCAGAATCAAAGGCGCCACAAGCAACACAAGAAAGCGAACAAAAACCAGCATCAGTTCAGTTCAAACAAGCACCTAAAAAACAAACAGTTGAAGCGCTTATTGTAAAAGATATAACGCCAAGCGAAGAAAAAACTGTCAACCCAGAAGATATTTGGGGTGATGTTAAACAACCTGAAGACTAA
- the greA gene encoding transcription elongation factor GreA: MVQYPMTATGAASLRSELEKLKNVTRPEIVAAIAEAREHGDLKENAEYHAAREQQGFCEGRIQDIEAKLSNAQIIDVSKIANNGKVIFGATVTIVNVETDEEVTYKIVGDDEANIKLNLISVSSPIARGLIGKMLDDEITIQTPGGAIDYEIINVQYSA, encoded by the coding sequence ATGGTGCAATACCCAATGACCGCAACAGGCGCTGCCTCTTTACGCAGTGAACTTGAGAAACTTAAAAATGTGACCCGCCCAGAAATTGTTGCTGCTATCGCAGAAGCGCGTGAACATGGTGATCTTAAAGAAAATGCAGAATATCATGCAGCACGTGAACAACAGGGCTTCTGTGAAGGTCGCATTCAAGATATCGAAGCTAAGCTTTCAAATGCACAAATTATTGACGTGAGTAAAATAGCTAATAACGGTAAAGTTATTTTTGGGGCGACAGTAACGATTGTCAATGTTGAAACTGATGAAGAAGTGACCTATAAAATTGTCGGAGATGATGAGGCAAATATTAAATTAAACCTTATCTCTGTTAGCTCGCCGATTGCTCGTGGTTTAATTGGCAAGATGTTAGATGATGAAATCACTATTCAAACCCCCGGTGGTGCGATTGATTATGAAATCATCAATGTACAATATTCAGCGTAA
- a CDS encoding DMT family transporter, whose protein sequence is MQQALLWMTGTICSFALMAIAGRELSGTINTFQVLFVRSLLGLFVISLIILSLNKAQYFKTSQIKTHLLRNSFHFLGQYGWFVGLGLLPLSQVFAIEFTVPFWTAIIASVVLKDHLSASKMIAIVIAFAGVLFIVKPASDHFESATLIVLLAAFCYSCAHTGTKVLSKHNNTLTILFYMCLIQLPIGAVLMIPYWTVPSMVEWGWIFIVAITALTAHFCMTKAMLTTTVTTVVTLDFMRLPLIALLGFAFYQEPFGAVSILGTALIFVAMLINIKSSR, encoded by the coding sequence ATGCAACAAGCTCTATTATGGATGACTGGCACTATATGTTCGTTTGCCTTAATGGCCATTGCCGGGCGAGAGTTGAGTGGTACGATCAATACCTTTCAAGTGCTTTTTGTGAGAAGTTTGCTTGGACTTTTCGTGATTAGCCTTATCATTCTGTCGTTAAACAAAGCCCAATACTTTAAAACCTCACAGATAAAAACACACCTACTACGTAATAGTTTTCATTTCTTAGGGCAATATGGCTGGTTTGTAGGGTTAGGTTTGTTGCCTTTATCACAGGTATTTGCGATTGAATTTACCGTGCCTTTTTGGACTGCAATCATTGCAAGCGTCGTGTTAAAAGATCACCTAAGTGCTTCAAAAATGATAGCAATTGTGATTGCCTTTGCTGGTGTATTGTTCATTGTTAAACCCGCTAGCGATCATTTTGAGAGCGCTACATTGATCGTTCTTCTGGCTGCATTTTGTTATAGTTGCGCACATACAGGAACTAAGGTGTTATCTAAGCATAATAATACACTGACGATTCTTTTTTACATGTGCTTAATCCAACTTCCGATTGGTGCTGTACTGATGATACCTTATTGGACAGTGCCAAGTATGGTTGAGTGGGGATGGATATTTATTGTCGCAATTACGGCATTAACTGCACATTTTTGTATGACGAAGGCAATGCTAACCACCACTGTGACCACTGTTGTTACGTTAGATTTTATGCGTCTACCGTTAATTGCATTGCTTGGTTTTGCATTTTATCAAGAGCCCTTTGGGGCGGTTTCTATTTTAGGGACAGCACTCATCTTTGTTGCCATGTTAATAAATATAAAATCATCACGTTAA
- the yhbY gene encoding ribosome assembly RNA-binding protein YhbY, with the protein MNLSNKQKKHLKGLAHPLKPVVLLGQNGLTEGVLAEIENALNFHELIKVKVATDDREMKQLIIDAIVRETEAVNVAKIGHIVVLYRQSEEKKIDLPRK; encoded by the coding sequence ATGAATTTATCAAATAAACAAAAGAAACACTTAAAAGGTTTAGCGCATCCACTAAAACCTGTTGTGCTACTTGGCCAAAATGGCCTGACTGAAGGTGTACTTGCTGAGATTGAGAATGCGCTTAATTTCCACGAGTTAATCAAAGTAAAAGTGGCAACAGATGATCGTGAAATGAAGCAGTTGATCATTGATGCAATTGTTCGTGAAACTGAAGCGGTCAATGTAGCAAAAATAGGCCATATTGTCGTGCTATACCGCCAAAGTGAAGAGAAAAAGATCGATTTACCACGTAAATAA
- a CDS encoding cystathionine gamma-synthase family protein produces the protein MSEQGFTTKIVHADHSLNLEAGAVHAPIHNSVPYGFKDVQGLIDVFQGQPGHAYARSSTPTLDALCKKIQLIDGGVASAVFSSGMAAIVNTFLTLLKEGDHLICSRFLFGNTTSLLSTLSGYGIEVTLVDATHIDDVVNAKQANTKMVFVETIANPVTQVSALAEIGDFCREQGLVYVIDNTITSSYLFDANSVNASLITTSLSKYVAGHGNAMGGSVTDTGLFNWENYPNIYEGYRKGDSKLWGISQIKKKGLRDMGACLSSQGAHLISVGSETMELRMDRQGQNAMALAEFLQAHPKVEKVYYPGLADHPQHERAKQLFSGFGALLSFDLVEGFDCCELLNKLNLVISATHLGDNRTLALPVAPTIYFEMGLALRQEMGISENMIRCSIGIENTVDLIADFEQALA, from the coding sequence ATGTCAGAGCAAGGTTTCACTACAAAAATAGTTCATGCAGACCATTCACTTAACTTAGAAGCTGGCGCTGTACATGCTCCGATTCATAATTCAGTTCCCTACGGTTTTAAAGACGTACAGGGTTTAATCGATGTGTTCCAAGGTCAACCTGGTCATGCTTATGCTCGCTCTTCTACACCTACTCTAGATGCACTTTGTAAAAAAATTCAGTTGATTGATGGTGGGGTTGCCAGTGCGGTTTTTTCATCGGGGATGGCTGCGATTGTTAATACCTTTTTGACACTATTGAAAGAGGGAGATCACTTAATTTGTAGTCGATTTCTGTTTGGTAATACCACTAGTTTATTATCTACATTAAGTGGTTATGGCATTGAAGTTACATTAGTTGATGCAACTCATATCGATGATGTTGTTAATGCAAAACAGGCCAATACAAAAATGGTATTTGTAGAGACCATTGCAAACCCAGTGACTCAAGTCAGTGCATTAGCTGAAATAGGTGATTTTTGTCGCGAACAGGGCTTAGTTTATGTGATTGATAATACAATCACTTCAAGTTACCTATTTGATGCGAATAGCGTTAATGCGAGTTTGATAACTACATCGCTTTCTAAATATGTTGCTGGTCACGGTAATGCGATGGGGGGCTCTGTTACTGATACCGGTTTATTTAACTGGGAGAACTACCCAAACATATATGAAGGTTATCGCAAAGGTGATAGTAAACTGTGGGGAATTAGTCAGATTAAGAAAAAAGGGCTTCGTGATATGGGAGCTTGTTTAAGCTCACAAGGTGCGCACCTTATTTCTGTCGGAAGTGAAACAATGGAATTGCGCATGGACCGTCAAGGTCAAAATGCGATGGCACTTGCTGAATTTTTGCAAGCTCACCCTAAAGTTGAAAAAGTGTATTACCCAGGCCTAGCAGATCACCCGCAACATGAACGCGCAAAGCAGTTATTTTCTGGCTTTGGTGCATTGCTGAGTTTTGACTTAGTTGAAGGCTTTGATTGTTGTGAGCTGTTGAATAAATTAAACCTAGTTATCAGTGCAACGCACCTTGGCGATAATCGTACTTTAGCGCTACCGGTTGCACCAACTATCTACTTTGAGATGGGGCTAGCATTACGCCAAGAGATGGGCATTAGTGAAAATATGATCCGCTGTTCAATCGGCATCGAAAATACTGTTGATTTGATTGCAGATTTTGAACAAGCCTTAGCTTAA
- the ftsH gene encoding ATP-dependent zinc metalloprotease FtsH, with protein sequence MNDMAKNLILWLVIAVVLMSLFQGFGTDANKQGAMDYTTFNKEVSQGQIQQVQIDGQVIKGVKSNQSEFVTYIPAPDLDLMNYLIKNNVKVEGTAPEETSFLASIFVSWFPMLLLIGVWIFFMRNMQGGGKGGAMSFGKSKAKLMGEDQIKTTFADVAGCDEAKEDVKELVDYLKDATKFQKLGGRIPTGVLLVGPPGTGKTLLAKAIAGEAKVPFFAISGSDFVEMFVGVGASRVRDMFEQAKKSAPCIIFIDEIDAVGRQRGSGVGGGNDEREQTLNQMLVEMDGFEGNEGIIVVAATNRPDVLDAALLRPGRFDRQVVVGLPDVRGREQILNVHMRKLPLADDVKAKILARGTPGFSGADLANLANEAALFAARSNKRTITKEDFEQARDKILMGSERRSLVMREEDKESTAYHEAGHAIVAKLVPQHHPIHKVTIIPRGRALGVTQFLPEGDQISQNRQELESSISVAYGGRIAEELIYGKDKVSTGASQDIKQASAIARAMVTEWGFSEKLGPILLTAEPNSLRSNTVSHETGKLIDDEVRGFIENNYQRAYQLLTDNIDILHAMKDALMKYETIDTDQVDDLMARVEVRPPSDWTEDKPETPKAEDEAVAEEKESNAAEEIDVDKTDKE encoded by the coding sequence TTGAACGATATGGCAAAAAACCTAATATTGTGGTTGGTTATCGCAGTGGTATTAATGTCCCTATTCCAAGGGTTTGGTACCGATGCCAATAAACAAGGCGCAATGGACTACACAACCTTTAATAAAGAGGTTAGCCAAGGGCAAATTCAACAAGTTCAGATCGATGGACAGGTGATTAAAGGCGTTAAAAGTAATCAAAGTGAATTTGTTACTTATATCCCAGCTCCTGATTTAGATCTAATGAATTACCTGATCAAAAATAATGTGAAGGTAGAAGGTACTGCACCTGAAGAAACCAGTTTCTTAGCGTCGATTTTTGTATCATGGTTCCCAATGTTACTGCTAATTGGTGTATGGATCTTCTTCATGCGAAATATGCAAGGTGGTGGTAAAGGTGGGGCGATGTCATTTGGTAAGAGTAAAGCCAAACTGATGGGCGAAGACCAAATTAAAACCACATTTGCAGATGTTGCTGGTTGTGATGAAGCAAAAGAAGATGTGAAAGAGTTAGTTGATTACCTTAAAGATGCGACTAAGTTCCAAAAATTAGGCGGACGTATACCAACTGGTGTTTTACTAGTAGGCCCCCCTGGTACAGGTAAAACATTACTTGCTAAAGCGATTGCCGGTGAAGCTAAAGTACCTTTCTTTGCAATTTCTGGTTCTGACTTTGTTGAGATGTTTGTTGGTGTTGGTGCATCACGTGTGCGTGATATGTTTGAGCAAGCTAAAAAATCAGCGCCTTGTATTATTTTTATCGATGAAATAGATGCGGTAGGTCGCCAACGTGGCAGTGGTGTTGGTGGTGGTAATGATGAGCGTGAACAAACATTAAACCAAATGCTTGTTGAGATGGATGGCTTTGAAGGTAACGAAGGTATCATCGTTGTCGCTGCGACAAACAGACCCGATGTACTGGATGCTGCTTTATTACGTCCTGGACGTTTTGACCGACAAGTTGTTGTTGGTTTACCAGATGTACGTGGACGTGAGCAAATTCTTAACGTACACATGCGTAAACTACCGTTAGCTGATGATGTAAAAGCTAAAATTTTAGCACGTGGTACACCTGGTTTCTCGGGTGCTGATTTAGCGAATTTAGCTAATGAAGCTGCGCTATTTGCCGCTCGTTCAAACAAACGCACCATCACCAAAGAAGATTTCGAGCAAGCGCGCGATAAAATTCTAATGGGCTCTGAACGTCGTAGCCTAGTGATGCGTGAGGAGGATAAAGAGTCTACCGCTTACCATGAAGCAGGGCATGCGATTGTTGCTAAATTAGTTCCGCAACATCACCCAATTCATAAGGTGACAATTATTCCTCGTGGTCGTGCACTTGGCGTGACGCAATTTTTACCTGAAGGTGATCAAATTAGCCAAAATCGCCAAGAGCTTGAAAGTAGTATTTCAGTTGCCTATGGTGGCCGTATTGCTGAAGAGTTGATTTACGGTAAAGACAAAGTGTCAACCGGGGCATCGCAAGATATCAAACAAGCATCTGCGATTGCACGCGCTATGGTTACGGAGTGGGGCTTCTCAGAGAAATTAGGGCCTATATTGCTAACGGCTGAACCTAATTCTCTGCGTTCAAATACAGTATCTCATGAAACGGGTAAACTGATTGATGATGAAGTACGTGGTTTTATTGAAAATAACTATCAGCGTGCATATCAACTGTTAACCGATAACATCGATATTTTACATGCAATGAAAGATGCACTGATGAAATATGAGACTATCGATACTGACCAAGTAGATGACTTAATGGCACGTGTTGAAGTGCGACCACCATCTGATTGGACTGAAGATAAGCCTGAAACACCTAAAGCTGAAGATGAAGCTGTTGCAGAAGAAAAAGAGTCTAATGCAGCGGAAGAAATTGATGTAGACAAAACAGATAAAGAGTAG
- the prfC gene encoding peptide chain release factor 3 — protein MADAKFLEAVNCRRTFAIISHPDAGKTTITEKVLLFGNALQKAGTVKGKKSGQHAKSDWMEMEKDRGISITTSVMQFPYNNSIVNLLDTPGHEDFSEDTYRTLTAVDSCLMVIDSAKGVEQRTIKLMEVTRLRDTPIITFMNKCDRDIRDPIELMDEVEDILNIACAPITWPIGMGKEFKGVYHILRDEVILYSTGQGHTIQDSRIIKGLDNPELDEVLPLYADDLREEMELVLGASNEFDLEMFLAGELTPVYFGTALGNFGVDHVLDGLTEWAPKPLARIAKERTVEPTEEEFSGFIFKIQANMDPKHRDRIAFMRVCSGKYEKGMKMLHVRTGKKVSISDAVTFMAGDREAAEEAYPGDIIGLHNHGTIQIGDAFTLNEPLKFTGIPNFAPEMFRRIRLKDPLKQKQLLKGLMQLSEEGAVQVFRPLRSNDLIVGAVGVLQFEVVVQRLKSEYKVEAIYEGISVATALWVDSEDAQKMAEFEKKAYDNLALDGSNNLTYVAPTMVNLNLAIERYPAINFRKTREH, from the coding sequence ATGGCAGACGCTAAGTTCCTAGAAGCCGTCAACTGTAGACGCACATTCGCAATTATCTCTCACCCTGATGCTGGTAAAACTACTATCACCGAGAAAGTATTACTATTCGGAAATGCATTACAAAAAGCGGGCACCGTGAAAGGTAAAAAATCCGGCCAACATGCTAAATCAGATTGGATGGAGATGGAGAAAGATCGTGGTATCTCAATCACTACTTCTGTGATGCAGTTTCCTTATAATAATTCGATTGTGAACCTACTCGATACACCTGGACATGAAGATTTCTCTGAAGATACTTACCGTACGCTAACAGCGGTCGACTCTTGTTTAATGGTGATTGACTCTGCAAAAGGTGTAGAGCAACGAACTATTAAATTGATGGAAGTTACACGTTTACGTGATACGCCAATCATCACTTTTATGAATAAATGTGACCGTGATATTCGTGATCCTATCGAGCTGATGGATGAAGTTGAAGATATTCTTAATATCGCCTGTGCACCAATTACTTGGCCAATCGGTATGGGTAAAGAGTTTAAAGGTGTTTACCATATTTTACGTGATGAGGTGATTTTATACTCAACGGGTCAAGGTCATACGATTCAAGATAGTCGAATTATTAAAGGCTTAGATAACCCTGAATTAGATGAAGTTTTACCACTTTATGCCGATGATCTACGTGAAGAGATGGAACTTGTTTTAGGCGCGTCGAATGAGTTTGATTTAGAGATGTTCTTAGCGGGTGAATTAACGCCTGTATACTTTGGTACTGCACTTGGTAACTTTGGTGTTGATCATGTGCTTGATGGTTTAACAGAGTGGGCGCCAAAACCGTTAGCGCGTATTGCTAAAGAGCGTACCGTTGAACCTACCGAAGAAGAGTTTTCTGGATTTATCTTTAAAATCCAAGCAAATATGGATCCTAAGCATCGTGACCGTATCGCCTTTATGCGTGTTTGTTCAGGCAAGTATGAAAAAGGCATGAAAATGTTACATGTACGTACCGGTAAAAAAGTTAGTATTTCTGATGCGGTTACCTTTATGGCTGGCGATCGTGAAGCGGCAGAAGAGGCTTACCCAGGCGATATTATTGGTTTACATAATCACGGCACAATACAGATTGGTGATGCCTTTACCTTGAACGAACCATTAAAATTCACTGGTATTCCAAACTTCGCACCTGAGATGTTTCGTCGTATTCGTTTAAAAGATCCACTGAAGCAGAAACAGTTGTTAAAAGGGTTAATGCAGCTTTCAGAAGAGGGGGCCGTTCAGGTTTTCCGTCCACTACGTAGCAACGATTTAATTGTTGGTGCTGTTGGGGTACTGCAGTTTGAAGTGGTTGTTCAACGCCTTAAGTCAGAATATAAAGTGGAAGCTATTTACGAAGGCATTAGCGTAGCAACTGCGCTGTGGGTTGACAGTGAAGACGCACAAAAAATGGCTGAGTTTGAGAAAAAAGCGTACGATAACTTAGCGTTAGATGGTAGTAATAATCTCACCTATGTGGCGCCAACCATGGTTAACTTAAACCTTGCCATTGAGCGTTATCCTGCGATCAACTTTCGTAAAACACGAGAGCATTAA
- a CDS encoding TatD family hydrolase: protein MFVDSHCHLDFPCFSEDFTSLIAALEQKKIKKVIIPATQVSHWERIEILAQQHASIYYSLGIHPHFLSDLGANDLTLLSKKLSSGDNKCIALGEIGLDKFASATTQQQEAVFVAQLLIAERLGLPIILHCVKRQGRVLALLKKHNFTQGGVYHAFSGSLEVADAFIALGFKLGVGGVITHPQAKQVRQTVTQLPLDALILETDAPDMPIYQQQSAINNPLNIISIFNELCLLRSEPKAQLATQLYTNVHNIFPLSDD from the coding sequence ATGTTTGTAGATAGCCACTGCCACCTTGACTTTCCTTGCTTTAGCGAAGACTTCACCTCATTAATAGCAGCGCTAGAGCAGAAAAAGATTAAGAAGGTAATTATTCCAGCTACGCAAGTAAGCCATTGGGAGCGGATTGAAATATTGGCACAACAACACGCTTCAATTTATTATAGCCTCGGTATCCACCCTCATTTTTTAAGTGATTTAGGGGCGAATGATTTAACTTTACTCAGTAAAAAATTAAGTAGTGGCGATAATAAATGCATCGCCTTGGGAGAAATTGGTCTAGATAAATTTGCTTCTGCGACAACCCAACAACAGGAAGCGGTTTTTGTCGCACAATTATTAATTGCCGAGCGGCTTGGTTTACCGATCATTCTACATTGTGTGAAGCGTCAGGGGCGAGTATTAGCACTATTGAAAAAGCATAACTTTACTCAAGGTGGTGTTTATCATGCTTTTTCTGGTAGCCTGGAAGTTGCTGATGCATTTATCGCGTTAGGTTTTAAATTGGGTGTCGGTGGCGTGATCACTCATCCGCAGGCAAAACAAGTTAGACAAACGGTCACACAATTACCCCTCGATGCGCTGATCTTAGAGACCGATGCACCTGATATGCCAATTTATCAGCAACAAAGTGCAATAAATAATCCACTAAATATTATTAGCATTTTTAATGAATTATGTTTGTTAAGAAGTGAGCCCAAAGCACAGCTTGCCACGCAACTTTACACAAACGTACATAATATTTTTCCGTTATCCGATGACTAA
- the rlmE gene encoding 23S rRNA (uridine(2552)-2'-O)-methyltransferase RlmE — translation MGKKVNAGESKPGVLKKANSGSSKRWMQEHVNDFYVKEANRLGLRSRAVFKLEEINKKDKLIKSGMTVVDLGAAPGSWSQWCVDTVGLNGKVIACDILAMDSIAGVDFLQGDFREEAVLNALLKRIGENKVDVVMSDMAPNMSGNAAMDQPKSMYLVELALDMCREVLVKDGSFVVKVFMGADFDKYMQEVKNMFKVVKTRKPESSRARSREVYLVATGFKG, via the coding sequence ATGGGCAAAAAAGTTAACGCTGGCGAATCAAAACCGGGTGTTTTGAAAAAAGCTAACTCGGGTAGTTCTAAACGCTGGATGCAAGAGCATGTTAATGATTTCTATGTAAAAGAAGCAAATCGACTGGGCTTACGCTCACGTGCCGTCTTCAAACTTGAAGAGATAAATAAAAAAGACAAGCTAATAAAATCGGGCATGACGGTAGTAGATTTAGGGGCCGCTCCAGGTAGTTGGTCACAGTGGTGTGTGGACACTGTTGGTCTAAATGGTAAAGTCATCGCCTGTGACATTCTTGCAATGGATTCAATTGCCGGTGTTGATTTCTTGCAAGGCGACTTCCGCGAAGAGGCTGTGCTAAACGCTTTACTAAAACGTATTGGTGAAAACAAAGTTGACGTTGTGATGTCTGATATGGCACCGAACATGAGTGGTAATGCTGCCATGGATCAACCCAAGTCGATGTACCTTGTTGAGCTTGCACTCGATATGTGTAGAGAAGTATTAGTCAAAGATGGAAGTTTTGTGGTTAAAGTTTTCATGGGGGCTGATTTTGATAAATACATGCAAGAAGTGAAAAACATGTTTAAAGTGGTAAAAACACGCAAGCCAGAATCATCTCGTGCACGATCTCGTGAAGTTTACTTAGTTGCAACAGGTTTCAAAGGGTAG
- a CDS encoding cold-shock protein: MSTTTTGTVKWFNESKGFGFIEQENGPDVFAHFSAIASTGFKTLAEGQKVQFTVTQGQKGPQAENIVAL, translated from the coding sequence ATGTCTACAACTACTACTGGTACAGTAAAATGGTTCAACGAATCTAAAGGTTTTGGTTTCATTGAGCAAGAAAACGGTCCAGACGTATTTGCACACTTCTCTGCAATCGCAAGCACTGGTTTTAAAACTCTTGCTGAAGGCCAAAAAGTACAGTTCACTGTTACTCAAGGTCAAAAAGGTCCTCAAGCAGAAAACATCGTAGCTCTTTAA
- a CDS encoding ATP-binding protein: MFIFLVGLLATYFITKNFQQVENTNQKYEIISQSQAIAHTVQQQIKFHSQSLSGIAQRWHSIDEINAYWLQDIEQLSGQLPYLTGFNIYLIAPQPTLNIGHQFQRFYESKNDLAQQASQLQKLNTKLSPTDRSIVFFSAHKVLPNEEVISYLHAPIFNDKGLIGYLEATLNLTQLFDHQVSTYQITHPFSLSESGRTIYSALPERVLINKVQQQFTVPVLGFDWKLMVWPLHEHHFYQYATFIGLLLSILFSQLFYVVRRNKEIKRKLYLQTSHLKAINKDFTASKSKLIQSNKLSSLGEIATGIAHEINQPLQVICIHSDMCQENIQKQNYSLVEKNFRSIITQVERIEKIVKQVGSFGRDSEQDNYNVETPASIFESVINIIINQYNQEDVELRQVLPPSLPSIVCNRTQIEQVLVNLLINAKDAVEESDEKVVFIKAHDKQGKLYIEVSDTGSGIEPSKLDDIFTPFYTTKALGKGTGLGLSISYSIIHQHKGEFHVSSEMGKGSTFTVILPLN, encoded by the coding sequence ATGTTCATATTTCTTGTAGGCTTACTTGCTACCTACTTCATCACTAAAAATTTTCAACAGGTTGAAAATACAAACCAAAAGTATGAAATAATTAGCCAAAGCCAAGCAATAGCTCATACCGTTCAGCAGCAAATAAAGTTTCATTCTCAAAGCCTATCTGGTATTGCACAACGTTGGCACTCAATTGATGAGATCAATGCATATTGGTTACAGGATATTGAACAGCTTAGCGGACAACTTCCCTATCTCACCGGTTTCAATATATACTTAATAGCTCCTCAACCGACACTAAATATTGGGCATCAATTTCAACGCTTTTATGAGAGTAAAAACGATCTAGCCCAACAAGCGAGTCAATTACAAAAGTTAAATACAAAGCTTAGCCCCACAGATCGAAGTATCGTATTTTTTAGCGCCCACAAAGTATTACCCAATGAAGAGGTGATTAGTTATCTACATGCGCCAATTTTTAATGATAAAGGACTAATCGGTTACCTCGAAGCGACATTAAACTTAACGCAGTTGTTTGATCATCAGGTCAGTACTTATCAAATCACGCACCCTTTCTCTCTCTCTGAATCAGGTAGAACAATCTACAGCGCATTACCTGAGAGAGTCTTAATTAACAAAGTACAGCAGCAATTCACTGTACCGGTGCTTGGCTTTGACTGGAAGTTGATGGTATGGCCTTTACATGAGCATCACTTTTATCAGTATGCGACTTTTATTGGACTTTTACTCTCAATTCTTTTTTCGCAATTATTTTATGTTGTACGCAGAAATAAAGAGATAAAACGTAAACTTTATTTACAAACGTCACATTTAAAAGCAATTAATAAAGATTTTACCGCCAGTAAATCGAAACTCATTCAGTCGAATAAGTTATCTTCATTAGGTGAGATTGCAACAGGTATTGCACATGAGATTAATCAGCCATTACAAGTTATCTGTATTCATTCAGACATGTGTCAAGAGAACATACAAAAGCAAAACTACTCATTAGTTGAGAAAAACTTTCGCTCTATCATTACGCAGGTTGAACGTATTGAAAAAATAGTTAAGCAAGTCGGCAGTTTTGGGCGAGATAGTGAACAAGATAATTATAATGTAGAAACTCCTGCCTCTATATTTGAGAGTGTCATTAATATTATTATCAATCAATATAATCAGGAAGATGTTGAATTGCGTCAGGTTTTACCACCTTCTCTACCCTCTATTGTTTGTAATAGGACGCAAATTGAGCAAGTCCTGGTGAACTTATTAATTAACGCTAAAGATGCTGTTGAAGAAAGCGATGAGAAAGTAGTATTTATCAAAGCACATGATAAGCAAGGCAAACTATACATTGAAGTATCCGATACGGGCAGTGGCATAGAGCCAAGTAAATTAGATGATATTTTCACCCCCTTTTACACAACCAAAGCGCTAGGTAAAGGGACTGGTTTGGGGCTATCAATCAGTTACTCCATTATTCACCAGCACAAAGGTGAGTTTCATGTTTCTAGCGAGATGGGTAAAGGAAGTACTTTTACAGTGATATTACCGCTAAATTAA